One genomic segment of Ricinus communis isolate WT05 ecotype wild-type chromosome 5, ASM1957865v1, whole genome shotgun sequence includes these proteins:
- the LOC8275679 gene encoding RING-H2 finger protein ATL8: MARFTRMLTGFDSTPVADPPESVNVESDFVVILAALLCALICVVGLIAVARCAWLRHSGSASSSPSHAAANKGLKKKILQSLPKFTYGSAAAAAAGSCKFASTECAICLGEFAQGDEVRVLPQCGHGFHVGCIDTWLGSHSSCPSCRQILVVARCHTCGRFPTISSSSSCDGANAEADSKARERNSNCNVNVSNNNNQHHTGFLP; the protein is encoded by the coding sequence ATGGCTCGGTTTACAAGAATGCTCACAGGCTTTGACTCTACCCCAGTAGCCGACCCACCGGAATCTGTGAACGTTGAGTCTGATTTTGTGGTGATATTGGCAGCTCTTCTATGTGCATTAATATGTGTGGTAGGGCTCATTGCAGTGGCTCGGTGTGCCTGGCTCCGCCACAGTGGCAGTGCTTCTAGTTCTCCATCTCATGCTGCTGCTAATAAGGGTCTAAAGAAGAAGATCCTACAGTCTCTCCCCAAGTTTACCTATGGCTCTGCAGCTGCTGCTGCAGCAGGTTCTTGTAAGTTTGCATCGACAGAGTGTGCAATCTGCTTAGGTGAGTTTGCACAGGGTGATGAAGTTAGAGTCTTGCCACAGTGTGGACATGGATTCCATGTTGGCTGCATAGACACTTGGCTAGGATCACACTCTTCTTGTCCTTCTTGCCGCCAGATCTTGGTGGTGGCTAGGTGTCACACATGTGGCCGGTTTCCGACtatctcctcctcctcctcatGTGATGGAGCCAACGCTGAAGCAGATAGCAAGGCCAGGGAAAGAAATAGTAATTGTAATGTTAATGtcagtaataataataatcaacaTCATACTGGGTTCTTGCCTTGA
- the LOC8275680 gene encoding uncharacterized protein LOC8275680 translates to MEATSLENRPGILMIGSSNVGKRTLLSRLLSVDFEDSSDLPTELVARGWTINTKYYTADVSVWMAHLHDGFSISSLPIYSSLTALVMVFDMNDLSSFAAIQDWVSRIDIHKFEILLCIGNKVDLIPGHPVHAEYRRRLLKLEESSSDTYTEFSGFGILETEGSSLLGGEEPAWEIKRSCTEWCSEHSIEYIEACASNADFDKCLSADGDSQGVERLLVALSAHMWPGMVLKSGSSITQPTLLYKEDLSEEESDYEFEYEVLSAGSAELWDDTHGGWVSANGTSAVPDLGGSAEQNNHNRDHDHEVWEKFDEELQPSTSAVELEDDKEVATNIEDPSKGTEINEVSPFEFEDLDQLMSEIGNIRDNLRFMPDFQRREMAAKLAMKMASMFGGASDEEGEID, encoded by the exons ATGGAAGCTACATCTCTAGAGAATCGACCCGGAATCTTAATGATCGGATCCTCCAACGTTGGCAAACGGACTCTCCTCTCCC GATTGTTATCAGTGGATTTTGAAGATTCTTCTGATTTACCGACTGAATTAGTTGCCCGTGG gTGGACTATTAATACAAAGTATTACACAGCTGATGTTTCTGTATGGATGGCTCATCTTCACGATGGATTTTCCATCAGTTCTCTCCCAATTTATAGTAGCCTCACTGCTTTAGTGATGGTTTTCGACATGAATGAT CTATCGTCTTTCGCTGCAATTCAGGATTGGGTATCTCGCATTGATATTCACAAgtttgaaatattattatgcATTGGAAACAAAGTTGATCTTATTCCAGGTCATCCTGTCCATGCTGAGTATAGAAGACGCTTACTGAAACTTGAAGAGTCTTCTTCTGATACTTATACAGAGTTCTCTGGATTTGGGATACTGGAAACTGAAGGAAGTAGTCTATTGGGTGGTGAGGAACCTGCATGGGAGATCAAGAGGTCATGTACTGAATGGTGCAGTGAGCACAGCATTGAGTACATTGAAGCCTGTGCCTCTAATGCTGATTTCGACAAAT GTTTATCAGCTGATGGTGATTCACAAGGAGTTGAACGTCTACTTGTTGCTCTTTCTGCTCATATGTGGCCTGGAATGGTTTTAAAATCTGGAAGCAGCATAACTCAGCCAACATTACTGTATAAAGAAG ACTTGTCAGAAGAAGAATCTGATTATGAATTTGAGTATGAAGTTCTATCTGCGGGTTCAGCTGAACTGTGGGATGACACACATGGAGGATGGGTTTCTGCAAATGGTACTAGTGCTGTTCCAGATTTAGGGGGATCAGCTGAGCAGAACAACCATAATAGAGATCACGATCATGAGGTCTGGGAAAAGTTTGATGAAGAGCTACAGCCGTCGACATCAGCGGTAGAATTAGAGGATGATAAGGAAGTGGCGACCAACATAGAAGATCCTAGCAAAGGCACTGAAATAAATGAGGTTTCACCTTTTGAATTTGAGGATTTAGATCAATTGATGTCTGAGATTGGAAATATTCGTGACAACTTGAGGTTTATGCCTGATTTTCAAAGAAGAGAAATGGCAGCAAAACTAGCCATGAAAATGGCTTCCATGTTTGGCGGTGCCAGCGATGAAGAAGGGGAAATTGATTGA